The following proteins are co-located in the Megalobrama amblycephala isolate DHTTF-2021 linkage group LG12, ASM1881202v1, whole genome shotgun sequence genome:
- the zgc:112962 gene encoding immunoglobulin A1 protease autotransporter isoform X10: MASEGDFGLPQKSQPQTRMSENEKETQNVLHSEPESMKEVDKENDNNKPVKSEGAVDSSGNSAPKKEEKTQPRNDPQSEPKPETTEKVDEGNISKLEKTGEKTQPRNDPQSEPKPETTNKVDEEKTQPRNDPQSEPKPETTEKVDEEKTQLRNDPQSEPKPETTEKVDEGNISKLEKTGAVDSSGNSAPKKEEKTQPRNDPQSEPKPETTEKVDEGNISKLEKTGEKTQPRNDPQSEPKPETTEKVDEGNISKLEKTGAVDSSGNSAPKKEEKTQPRNDPQSEPKPETTEKVDEEKTQPRNDPQSEPKPETTEKVDEGNISKLEKTGAVDSSGNSAPKKEEKTQPRNDPQSEPKPETTNKVDEEKTQLRNDPQSEPKPETTNKVDEGNISKLEKTGEKTQPRNDPQSEPKPETTNKVDEGNISKLEKTGAVDSSGNSAPKKEEKTQPRNDPQSEPKPETTNKVDEGNISKLEKTGAVDSSGNSAPKKEEKTQPRNDPQSEPKPETTNKVDEGNISKLEKTGEKTQLRNDPQSEPKPETTNKVDEEKTQPRNDPQSEPKPETTEKVDEGNISKLEKTGEKTQPRNDPQSEPKPETTNKVDEGNISKLEKTGAVDSSGNSAPKKEEKTQPRNDPQSEPKPETTEKVDEEKTQPRNDPQSEPKPETTEKVDEDVGLSGDSSPDVGTKKEDEQLQHTATSELPQERQPQIRVGGNEKLLLIGVAVLLAAIFYAIFFHPKSTPPVPNEFNVVDVFNQEMEKLKTSFPNQRPELWRRSQIHLRRHLKTERPTEPVSLILTSGHRAERTLGCLARCLAQAFSTARNSSVLNINGKSKASQDSDQVKLDIDSELRKAFDGKTFAAVIHRFEELPPGSTLIFYRYCDHENAAYKNVFLAFTVMLDAEVEVPSDVGLGRVEEMVQEHVKQKFVSSDKLATFNEMDVDKLSGLWSRISHLILPVAAEETIEQQGCGDCDKSF, encoded by the exons ATGGCAAGCGAAGGCGACTTtg GACTTCCACAAAAAAGCCAACCACAGACCAGAATGTCAGAGAATGAGA AGGAGACACAGAACGTCCTTCACTCTGAACCTGAATCTATGAAAGAAGTAGATAAAGagaatgataataataaacctgTGAAGAGTGAAGGAG CTGTTGACTCGTCTGGTAATTCTGCACCTAAAAAGGAAG AAAAGACTCAGCCCAGGAACGATCCACAATCTGAACCTAAACCTGAAACTACAGAAAAAGTGGATGAAGGTAACATCAGTAAACTTGAGAAGACAGGAG AGAAGACTCAGCCCAGGAACGATCCACAATCTGAACCTAAACCTGAAACTACAAATAAAGTGGATGAAG AGAAGACTCAGCCCAGGAACGATCCACAATCTGAACCTAAACCTGAAACTACAGAAAAAGTGGATGAAG AGAAGACTCAGCTCAGGAACGATCCACAATCTGAACCTAAACCTGAAACTACAGAAAAAGTGGATGAAGGTAACATCAGTAAACTTGAGAAGACAGGAG CTGTTGACTCGTCTGGTAATTCTGCACCTAAAAAGGAAG AGAAGACTCAGCCCAGGAACGATCCACAATCTGAACCGAAACCTGAAACTACAGAAAAAGTGGATGAAGGTAACATCAGTAAACTTGAGAAGACAGGAG AGAAGACTCAGCCCAGGAACGATCCACAATCTGAACCGAAACCTGAAACTACAGAAAAAGTGGATGAAGGTAACATCAGTAAACTTGAGAAGACAGGAG CTGTTGACTCGTCTGGTAATTCTGCACCTAAAAAGGAAG AGAAGACTCAGCCCAGGAACGATCCACAATCTGAACCTAAACCTGAAACTACAGAAAAAGTGGATGAAG AGAAGACTCAGCCCAGGAACGATCCACAATCTGAACCGAAACCTGAAACTACAGAAAAAGTGGATGAAGGTAACATCAGTAAACTTGAGAAGACAGGAG CTGTTGACTCGTCTGGTAATTCTGCACCTAAAAAGGAAG AGAAGACTCAGCCCAGGAACGATCCACAATCTGAACCTAAACCTGAAACTACAAATAAAGTGGATGAAG AGAAGACTCAGCTCAGGAACGATCCACAATCTGAACCTAAACCTGAAACTACAAATAAAGTGGATGAAGGTAACATCAGTAAACTTGAGAAGAcaggag AGAAGACTCAGCCCAGGAACGATCCACAATCTGAACCTAAACCTGAAACTACAAATAAAGTGGATGAAGGTAACATCAGTAAACTTGAGAAGACAGGAG CTGTTGACTCGTCTGGTAATTCTGCACCTAAAAAGGAAG AGAAGACTCAGCCCAGGAACGATCCACAATCTGAACCTAAACCTGAAACTACAAATAAAGTGGATGAAGGTAACATCAGTAAACTTGAGAAGAcaggag CTGTTGACTCGTCTGGTAATTCTGCACCTAAAAAGGAAG AGAAGACTCAGCCCAGGAACGATCCACAATCTGAACCTAAACCTGAAACTACAAATAAAGTGGATGAAGGTAACATCAGTAAACTTGAGAAGAcaggag AGAAGACTCAGCTCAGGAACGATCCACAATCTGAACCTAAACCTGAAACTACAAATAAAGTGGATGAAG AGAAGACTCAGCCCAGGAACGATCCACAATCTGAACCGAAACCTGAAACTACAGAAAAAGTGGATGAAGGTAACATCAGTAAACTTGAGAAGACAggag AGAAGACTCAGCCCAGGAACGATCCACAATCTGAACCTAAACCTGAAACTACAAATAAAGTGGATGAAGGTAACATCAGTAAACTTGAGAAGACAGGAG CTGTTGACTCGTCTGGTAATTCTGCACCTAAAAAGGAAG AGAAGACTCAGCCCAGGAACGATCCACAATCTGAACCTAAACCTGAAACTACAGAAAAAGTGGATGAAG AGAAGACTCAGCCCAGGAACGATCCACAATCTGAACCTAAACCTGAAACTACAGAAAAAGTGGATGAAG ATGTTGGCTTGTCTGGTGATTCTTCTCCAGATGTTGGAACTAAAAAAGAGGATG AGCAACTACAACATACCGCCACTTCTGAACTTCCACAAGAAAGACAACCACAGATCAGAGTGGGAGGGAATGAGA AACTGTTATTGATTGGTGTTGCTGTCCTACTTGCAGCTATCttttatgctattttttttCATCCTAAATCAACTCCACCTGTACCAAATGAGTTTAATGTGGTGGATGTGTTCAATCAGGAAATGGAAAAACTTAAGACTAGCTTTCCAAATCAGCGGCCAGAACTCTGGAGGAGGAGTCAGATTCATCTCAGACGCCACCTGAAAACTGAGCGTCCCACAGAACCTGTCAGCCTTATTCTTACGTCTGGTCACAGGGCTGAAAGGACACTTGGTTGTTTGGCTCGATGCTTGGCTCAAGCTTTTTCCACTGCCCGTAACTCTTCAGTTCTAAACATCAATGGAAAAAGTAAAGCATCACAAGACAGTGATCAGGTCAAGCTGGACATTGATAGTGAGTTGAGAAAAGCCTTTGATGGTAAAACATTTGCTGCAGTAATCCACCGATTTGAGGAGCTCCCTCCTGGATCCACTCTCATCTTTTACCGTTACTGTGACCATGAGAATGCGGCTTATAAGAACGTCTTCCTGGCCTTTACTGTAATGCTTGATGCAGAAGTGGAAGTGCCATCCGATGTCGGTCTAGGGAGAGTTGAGGAGATGGTTCAAGAGCACGTAAAACAGAAGTTTGTCTCCTCAGACAAGTTAGCTACGTTTAATGAAATGGATGTGGACAAACTGAGTGGACTGTGGAGCAGAATTTCACATCTCATCTTGCCAGTGGCTGCAGAAGAGACAATTGAACAACAGGGCTGTGGGGACTGTGACAAATCATTTTGA
- the zgc:112962 gene encoding proteoglycan 4 isoform X3 has protein sequence MASEGDFGLPQKSQPQTRMSENEKETQNVLHSEPESMKEVDKENDNNKPVKSEGAVDSSGNSAPKKEEKTQPRNDPQSEPKPETTEKVDEGNISKLEKTGEKTQPRNDPQSEPKPETTNKVDEGNISKLEKTGEKTQPRNDPQSEPKPETTEKVDEEKTQLRNDPQSEPKPETTEKVDEGNISKLEKTGAVDSSGNSAPKKEEKTQPRNDPQSEPKPETTEKVDEGNISKLEKTGEKTQPRNDPQSEPKPETTEKVDEAVDSSGNSAPKKEEKTQPRNDPQSEPKPETTEKVDEEKTQPRNDPQSEPKPETTEKVDEGNISKLEKTGAVDSSGNSAPKKEEKTQPRNDPQSEPKPETTNKVDEEKTQLRNDPQSEPKPETTNKVDEGNISKLEKTGEKTQPRNDPQSEPKPETTNKVDEGNISKLEKTGAVDSSGNSAPKKEEKTQPRNDPQSEPKPETTNKVDEGNISKLEKTGAVDSSGNSAPKKEEKTQPRNDPQSEPKPETTNKVDEGNISKLEKTGEKTQLRNDPQSEPKPETTNKVDEEKTQPRNDPQSEPKPETTEKVDEGNISKLEKTGEKTQPRNDPQSEPKPETTNKVDEGNISKLEKTGAVDSSGNSAPKKEEKTQPRNDPQSEPKPETTEKVDEEKTQPRNDPQSEPKPETTEKVDEDVGLSGDSSPDVGTKKEDEQLQHTATSELPQERQPQIRVGGNEKLLLIGVAVLLAAIFYAIFFHPKSTPPVPNEFNVVDVFNQEMEKLKTSFPNQRPELWRRSQIHLRRHLKTERPTEPVSLILTSGHRAERTLGCLARCLAQAFSTARNSSVLNINGKSKASQDSDQVKLDIDSELRKAFDGKTFAAVIHRFEELPPGSTLIFYRYCDHENAAYKNVFLAFTVMLDAEVEVPSDVGLGRVEEMVQEHVKQKFVSSDKLATFNEMDVDKLSGLWSRISHLILPVAAEETIEQQGCGDCDKSF, from the exons ATGGCAAGCGAAGGCGACTTtg GACTTCCACAAAAAAGCCAACCACAGACCAGAATGTCAGAGAATGAGA AGGAGACACAGAACGTCCTTCACTCTGAACCTGAATCTATGAAAGAAGTAGATAAAGagaatgataataataaacctgTGAAGAGTGAAGGAG CTGTTGACTCGTCTGGTAATTCTGCACCTAAAAAGGAAG AAAAGACTCAGCCCAGGAACGATCCACAATCTGAACCTAAACCTGAAACTACAGAAAAAGTGGATGAAGGTAACATCAGTAAACTTGAGAAGACAGGAG AGAAGACTCAGCCCAGGAACGATCCACAATCTGAACCTAAACCTGAAACTACAAATAAAGTGGATGAAGGTAACATCAGTAAACTTGAGAAGACAggag AGAAGACTCAGCCCAGGAACGATCCACAATCTGAACCTAAACCTGAAACTACAGAAAAAGTGGATGAAG AGAAGACTCAGCTCAGGAACGATCCACAATCTGAACCTAAACCTGAAACTACAGAAAAAGTGGATGAAGGTAACATCAGTAAACTTGAGAAGACAGGAG CTGTTGACTCGTCTGGTAATTCTGCACCTAAAAAGGAAG AGAAGACTCAGCCCAGGAACGATCCACAATCTGAACCGAAACCTGAAACTACAGAAAAAGTGGATGAAGGTAACATCAGTAAACTTGAGAAGACAGGAG AGAAGACTCAGCCCAGGAACGATCCACAATCTGAACCGAAACCTGAAACTACAGAAAAAGTGGATGAAG CTGTTGACTCGTCTGGTAATTCTGCACCTAAAAAGGAAG AGAAGACTCAGCCCAGGAACGATCCACAATCTGAACCTAAACCTGAAACTACAGAAAAAGTGGATGAAG AGAAGACTCAGCCCAGGAACGATCCACAATCTGAACCGAAACCTGAAACTACAGAAAAAGTGGATGAAGGTAACATCAGTAAACTTGAGAAGACAGGAG CTGTTGACTCGTCTGGTAATTCTGCACCTAAAAAGGAAG AGAAGACTCAGCCCAGGAACGATCCACAATCTGAACCTAAACCTGAAACTACAAATAAAGTGGATGAAG AGAAGACTCAGCTCAGGAACGATCCACAATCTGAACCTAAACCTGAAACTACAAATAAAGTGGATGAAGGTAACATCAGTAAACTTGAGAAGAcaggag AGAAGACTCAGCCCAGGAACGATCCACAATCTGAACCTAAACCTGAAACTACAAATAAAGTGGATGAAGGTAACATCAGTAAACTTGAGAAGACAGGAG CTGTTGACTCGTCTGGTAATTCTGCACCTAAAAAGGAAG AGAAGACTCAGCCCAGGAACGATCCACAATCTGAACCTAAACCTGAAACTACAAATAAAGTGGATGAAGGTAACATCAGTAAACTTGAGAAGAcaggag CTGTTGACTCGTCTGGTAATTCTGCACCTAAAAAGGAAG AGAAGACTCAGCCCAGGAACGATCCACAATCTGAACCTAAACCTGAAACTACAAATAAAGTGGATGAAGGTAACATCAGTAAACTTGAGAAGAcaggag AGAAGACTCAGCTCAGGAACGATCCACAATCTGAACCTAAACCTGAAACTACAAATAAAGTGGATGAAG AGAAGACTCAGCCCAGGAACGATCCACAATCTGAACCGAAACCTGAAACTACAGAAAAAGTGGATGAAGGTAACATCAGTAAACTTGAGAAGACAggag AGAAGACTCAGCCCAGGAACGATCCACAATCTGAACCTAAACCTGAAACTACAAATAAAGTGGATGAAGGTAACATCAGTAAACTTGAGAAGACAGGAG CTGTTGACTCGTCTGGTAATTCTGCACCTAAAAAGGAAG AGAAGACTCAGCCCAGGAACGATCCACAATCTGAACCTAAACCTGAAACTACAGAAAAAGTGGATGAAG AGAAGACTCAGCCCAGGAACGATCCACAATCTGAACCTAAACCTGAAACTACAGAAAAAGTGGATGAAG ATGTTGGCTTGTCTGGTGATTCTTCTCCAGATGTTGGAACTAAAAAAGAGGATG AGCAACTACAACATACCGCCACTTCTGAACTTCCACAAGAAAGACAACCACAGATCAGAGTGGGAGGGAATGAGA AACTGTTATTGATTGGTGTTGCTGTCCTACTTGCAGCTATCttttatgctattttttttCATCCTAAATCAACTCCACCTGTACCAAATGAGTTTAATGTGGTGGATGTGTTCAATCAGGAAATGGAAAAACTTAAGACTAGCTTTCCAAATCAGCGGCCAGAACTCTGGAGGAGGAGTCAGATTCATCTCAGACGCCACCTGAAAACTGAGCGTCCCACAGAACCTGTCAGCCTTATTCTTACGTCTGGTCACAGGGCTGAAAGGACACTTGGTTGTTTGGCTCGATGCTTGGCTCAAGCTTTTTCCACTGCCCGTAACTCTTCAGTTCTAAACATCAATGGAAAAAGTAAAGCATCACAAGACAGTGATCAGGTCAAGCTGGACATTGATAGTGAGTTGAGAAAAGCCTTTGATGGTAAAACATTTGCTGCAGTAATCCACCGATTTGAGGAGCTCCCTCCTGGATCCACTCTCATCTTTTACCGTTACTGTGACCATGAGAATGCGGCTTATAAGAACGTCTTCCTGGCCTTTACTGTAATGCTTGATGCAGAAGTGGAAGTGCCATCCGATGTCGGTCTAGGGAGAGTTGAGGAGATGGTTCAAGAGCACGTAAAACAGAAGTTTGTCTCCTCAGACAAGTTAGCTACGTTTAATGAAATGGATGTGGACAAACTGAGTGGACTGTGGAGCAGAATTTCACATCTCATCTTGCCAGTGGCTGCAGAAGAGACAATTGAACAACAGGGCTGTGGGGACTGTGACAAATCATTTTGA
- the zgc:112962 gene encoding torsin-1A-interacting protein 1 isoform X28, translating to MASEGDFGLPQKSQPQTRMSENEKETQNVLHSEPESMKEVDKENDNNKPVKSEGAVDSSGNSAPKKEEKTQPRNDPQSEPKPETTEKVDEGNISKLEKTGEKTQPRNDPQSEPKPETTNKVDEGNISKLEKTGEKTQPRNDPQSEPKPETTEKVDEEKTQLRNDPQSEPKPETTEKVDEGNISKLEKTGAVDSSGNSAPKKEEKTQPRNDPQSEPKPETTEKVDEGNISKLEKTGEKTQPRNDPQSEPKPETTEKVDEGNISKLEKTGAVDSSGNSAPKKEEKTQPRNDPQSEPKPETTEKVDEGNISKLEKTGAVDSSGNSAPKKEEKTQPRNDPQSEPKPETTNKVDEEKTQLRNDPQSEPKPETTNKVDEGNISKLEKTGEKTQPRNDPQSEPKPETTNKVDEGNISKLEKTGAVDSSGNSAPKKEEKTQPRNDPQSEPKPETTNKVDEGNISKLEKTGAVDSSGNSAPKKEEKTQPRNDPQSEPKPETTNKVDEGNISKLEKTGEKTQLRNDPQSEPKPETTNKVDEEKTQPRNDPQSEPKPETTEKVDEGNISKLEKTGEKTQPRNDPQSEPKPETTNKVDEGNISKLEKTGAVDSSGNSAPKKEEKTQPRNDPQSEPKPETTEKVDEEKTQPRNDPQSEPKPETTEKVDEDVGLSGDSSPDVGTKKEDEQLQHTATSELPQERQPQIRVGGNEKLLLIGVAVLLAAIFYAIFFHPKSTPPVPNEFNVVDVFNQEMEKLKTSFPNQRPELWRRSQIHLRRHLKTERPTEPVSLILTSGHRAERTLGCLARCLAQAFSTARNSSVLNINGKSKASQDSDQVKLDIDSELRKAFDGKTFAAVIHRFEELPPGSTLIFYRYCDHENAAYKNVFLAFTVMLDAEVEVPSDVGLGRVEEMVQEHVKQKFVSSDKLATFNEMDVDKLSGLWSRISHLILPVAAEETIEQQGCGDCDKSF from the exons ATGGCAAGCGAAGGCGACTTtg GACTTCCACAAAAAAGCCAACCACAGACCAGAATGTCAGAGAATGAGA AGGAGACACAGAACGTCCTTCACTCTGAACCTGAATCTATGAAAGAAGTAGATAAAGagaatgataataataaacctgTGAAGAGTGAAGGAG CTGTTGACTCGTCTGGTAATTCTGCACCTAAAAAGGAAG AAAAGACTCAGCCCAGGAACGATCCACAATCTGAACCTAAACCTGAAACTACAGAAAAAGTGGATGAAGGTAACATCAGTAAACTTGAGAAGACAGGAG AGAAGACTCAGCCCAGGAACGATCCACAATCTGAACCTAAACCTGAAACTACAAATAAAGTGGATGAAGGTAACATCAGTAAACTTGAGAAGACAggag AGAAGACTCAGCCCAGGAACGATCCACAATCTGAACCTAAACCTGAAACTACAGAAAAAGTGGATGAAG AGAAGACTCAGCTCAGGAACGATCCACAATCTGAACCTAAACCTGAAACTACAGAAAAAGTGGATGAAGGTAACATCAGTAAACTTGAGAAGACAGGAG CTGTTGACTCGTCTGGTAATTCTGCACCTAAAAAGGAAG AGAAGACTCAGCCCAGGAACGATCCACAATCTGAACCGAAACCTGAAACTACAGAAAAAGTGGATGAAGGTAACATCAGTAAACTTGAGAAGACAGGAG AGAAGACTCAGCCCAGGAACGATCCACAATCTGAACCGAAACCTGAAACTACAGAAAAAGTGGATGAAGGTAACATCAGTAAACTTGAGAAGACAGGAG CTGTTGACTCGTCTGGTAATTCTGCACCTAAAAAGGAAG AGAAGACTCAGCCCAGGAACGATCCACAATCTGAACCGAAACCTGAAACTACAGAAAAAGTGGATGAAGGTAACATCAGTAAACTTGAGAAGACAGGAG CTGTTGACTCGTCTGGTAATTCTGCACCTAAAAAGGAAG AGAAGACTCAGCCCAGGAACGATCCACAATCTGAACCTAAACCTGAAACTACAAATAAAGTGGATGAAG AGAAGACTCAGCTCAGGAACGATCCACAATCTGAACCTAAACCTGAAACTACAAATAAAGTGGATGAAGGTAACATCAGTAAACTTGAGAAGAcaggag AGAAGACTCAGCCCAGGAACGATCCACAATCTGAACCTAAACCTGAAACTACAAATAAAGTGGATGAAGGTAACATCAGTAAACTTGAGAAGACAGGAG CTGTTGACTCGTCTGGTAATTCTGCACCTAAAAAGGAAG AGAAGACTCAGCCCAGGAACGATCCACAATCTGAACCTAAACCTGAAACTACAAATAAAGTGGATGAAGGTAACATCAGTAAACTTGAGAAGAcaggag CTGTTGACTCGTCTGGTAATTCTGCACCTAAAAAGGAAG AGAAGACTCAGCCCAGGAACGATCCACAATCTGAACCTAAACCTGAAACTACAAATAAAGTGGATGAAGGTAACATCAGTAAACTTGAGAAGAcaggag AGAAGACTCAGCTCAGGAACGATCCACAATCTGAACCTAAACCTGAAACTACAAATAAAGTGGATGAAG AGAAGACTCAGCCCAGGAACGATCCACAATCTGAACCGAAACCTGAAACTACAGAAAAAGTGGATGAAGGTAACATCAGTAAACTTGAGAAGACAggag AGAAGACTCAGCCCAGGAACGATCCACAATCTGAACCTAAACCTGAAACTACAAATAAAGTGGATGAAGGTAACATCAGTAAACTTGAGAAGACAGGAG CTGTTGACTCGTCTGGTAATTCTGCACCTAAAAAGGAAG AGAAGACTCAGCCCAGGAACGATCCACAATCTGAACCTAAACCTGAAACTACAGAAAAAGTGGATGAAG AGAAGACTCAGCCCAGGAACGATCCACAATCTGAACCTAAACCTGAAACTACAGAAAAAGTGGATGAAG ATGTTGGCTTGTCTGGTGATTCTTCTCCAGATGTTGGAACTAAAAAAGAGGATG AGCAACTACAACATACCGCCACTTCTGAACTTCCACAAGAAAGACAACCACAGATCAGAGTGGGAGGGAATGAGA AACTGTTATTGATTGGTGTTGCTGTCCTACTTGCAGCTATCttttatgctattttttttCATCCTAAATCAACTCCACCTGTACCAAATGAGTTTAATGTGGTGGATGTGTTCAATCAGGAAATGGAAAAACTTAAGACTAGCTTTCCAAATCAGCGGCCAGAACTCTGGAGGAGGAGTCAGATTCATCTCAGACGCCACCTGAAAACTGAGCGTCCCACAGAACCTGTCAGCCTTATTCTTACGTCTGGTCACAGGGCTGAAAGGACACTTGGTTGTTTGGCTCGATGCTTGGCTCAAGCTTTTTCCACTGCCCGTAACTCTTCAGTTCTAAACATCAATGGAAAAAGTAAAGCATCACAAGACAGTGATCAGGTCAAGCTGGACATTGATAGTGAGTTGAGAAAAGCCTTTGATGGTAAAACATTTGCTGCAGTAATCCACCGATTTGAGGAGCTCCCTCCTGGATCCACTCTCATCTTTTACCGTTACTGTGACCATGAGAATGCGGCTTATAAGAACGTCTTCCTGGCCTTTACTGTAATGCTTGATGCAGAAGTGGAAGTGCCATCCGATGTCGGTCTAGGGAGAGTTGAGGAGATGGTTCAAGAGCACGTAAAACAGAAGTTTGTCTCCTCAGACAAGTTAGCTACGTTTAATGAAATGGATGTGGACAAACTGAGTGGACTGTGGAGCAGAATTTCACATCTCATCTTGCCAGTGGCTGCAGAAGAGACAATTGAACAACAGGGCTGTGGGGACTGTGACAAATCATTTTGA